In Geobacillus kaustophilus, a genomic segment contains:
- the cas2 gene encoding CRISPR-associated endonuclease Cas2, producing the protein MDILVTYDVETLEPSGQKRLRKVATICQNFGQRVQKSVFECNVNQAQLEEMEHQLLRVIDLEKDSLRIYMLYGDRSKAVRVYGKDHYIDYNDPIIL; encoded by the coding sequence TTGGATATTTTAGTGACATACGATGTGGAGACATTGGAACCCAGCGGCCAAAAACGATTGCGGAAAGTGGCGACCATTTGCCAAAATTTTGGCCAGCGGGTGCAAAAGTCGGTTTTCGAGTGCAACGTCAATCAGGCTCAATTGGAAGAGATGGAGCATCAATTATTGCGTGTCATTGATTTGGAAAAAGATAGTTTGCGGATATATATGTTGTACGGTGACCGGTCAAAGGCAGTTCGCGTCTATGGAAAAGATCATTACATCGATTATAATGATCCGATCATTTTGTAG
- a CDS encoding IS4-like element IS5377 family transposase: MNKHTTLPNLMQKLVSDEEIQLIAEAVGYRDSSRTFTLRELIHFFLLAAMHQWKSFRHGADVGPLYGLPRFHYSTVSKKAKEVPYDIMKRLLALIISKCNRQTRRSLRFPKPLRVVDSTTVTVGKNRLPWAPYHGERAGVKLHVAYSPESSLPADVVETIGLRHDGPVGEQLTNAQQVLVEDRAYFKIERLDRFVEQHQLFVIRMKDNIELHQKKSLKRLSSTSSSVQADFTCQLGTKQCRSTKRHRVVIFRDANGRDIRVVTNLFHASAETIADMYQQRWTVEVFFRWVKQYLNVPTLFGTTENAVYNQLFAAFIAYVLLRWLYDQTKKQTNVSLSFISFVRRFFSGQLPLDWKSGMAAALFEYAQIYGRRMYNFG; encoded by the coding sequence ATGAACAAGCATACCACACTCCCGAATTTGATGCAAAAACTTGTTTCGGATGAAGAGATTCAACTGATTGCCGAAGCGGTTGGGTATCGTGATTCGTCTCGAACCTTTACGTTGCGCGAGTTGATTCACTTCTTCCTGCTGGCCGCCATGCATCAATGGAAAAGCTTTCGCCACGGAGCCGATGTGGGGCCTCTGTATGGATTGCCGCGATTCCATTATTCAACTGTATCCAAGAAAGCGAAAGAAGTTCCCTATGACATCATGAAACGCTTGTTGGCGTTGATCATTTCCAAGTGCAACCGCCAAACCCGCCGTTCGCTTCGGTTTCCCAAACCGCTTCGGGTGGTGGATTCGACGACCGTCACGGTCGGGAAAAACCGCCTGCCATGGGCGCCGTATCACGGCGAACGCGCCGGAGTGAAGCTGCACGTCGCGTATTCGCCGGAATCCTCGTTGCCGGCAGACGTGGTGGAAACCATCGGACTGCGTCATGATGGCCCGGTGGGAGAACAGTTGACGAACGCTCAACAAGTGCTGGTGGAAGACCGGGCGTATTTCAAAATCGAACGCCTCGATCGATTTGTGGAGCAGCATCAGCTCTTTGTCATTCGGATGAAGGACAACATCGAACTTCATCAGAAAAAAAGCTTGAAACGCCTTTCCAGCACATCCTCATCGGTTCAAGCCGACTTCACGTGCCAGTTGGGGACGAAACAATGCCGCTCCACCAAGCGTCACCGGGTGGTGATCTTTCGAGATGCGAATGGCCGCGACATTCGGGTCGTGACGAACCTCTTCCATGCGTCTGCGGAAACCATTGCCGACATGTACCAACAACGTTGGACTGTTGAGGTCTTTTTCCGTTGGGTGAAGCAATATCTGAATGTCCCGACCTTGTTTGGCACGACGGAAAATGCGGTATACAACCAACTGTTTGCGGCGTTCATCGCGTATGTGTTGCTGCGATGGCTGTATGATCAAACCAAAAAACAGACGAACGTCTCTCTTTCCTTCATTTCGTTCGTTCGCCGTTTTTTCTCTGGGCAGCTTCCTCTCGATTGGAAATCCGGGATGGCCGCTGCTTTGTTTGAGTATGCCCAAATTTATGGAAGGCGTATGTATAATTTTGGATAA
- the comER gene encoding late competence protein ComER — MNIGVIGTGNMGTVLIEAFLDSGAVKENELAITNRTLAKAFAIQHTYPGITVAVDAAEVVKQSSIVFLCVKPFDIHPLLQQLTTYWTNEHCLVSITSPISVEQLEAAVPCQVVRAIPSIANRALSGSILVTFGSRCSDDCRQTIDGLLRRIASPVYIDEAITRVASDISSCGPAFFSYLLQRFIDAATVKTAITKEQATMLATDMIIGLGELLKRNLYTLPTLQEKVCVKGGITGEGIAVLEQRMNGVFEEVLAKTHEKFKEDVEKVKQLFS, encoded by the coding sequence ATGAACATCGGCGTCATCGGCACGGGGAATATGGGCACCGTTTTAATCGAAGCGTTCCTCGACTCCGGCGCCGTCAAAGAGAATGAACTGGCCATTACGAACCGCACGCTTGCCAAAGCGTTTGCCATACAACACACATATCCCGGCATCACGGTGGCTGTCGACGCAGCAGAAGTCGTCAAACAATCCAGCATCGTCTTTTTGTGCGTCAAACCGTTCGACATCCACCCATTATTGCAGCAACTGACCACGTACTGGACAAATGAACATTGCCTCGTATCGATCACAAGCCCCATCAGCGTCGAACAGCTTGAAGCGGCCGTCCCTTGCCAAGTCGTGCGCGCCATCCCGAGCATTGCGAACCGGGCGCTCTCCGGCAGCATCCTCGTCACCTTCGGATCGCGCTGTTCGGACGATTGCCGGCAAACGATCGATGGTCTTCTCCGGCGCATCGCCTCGCCGGTGTACATCGACGAGGCCATCACCCGCGTCGCCTCCGACATCTCAAGCTGCGGCCCGGCGTTTTTCAGCTATTTGCTTCAGCGCTTCATCGACGCCGCGACGGTCAAAACCGCCATCACGAAAGAACAAGCGACGATGCTGGCGACCGATATGATCATCGGCCTTGGGGAACTGCTCAAGCGGAATCTGTACACATTGCCAACGTTGCAGGAAAAAGTATGCGTCAAAGGCGGCATTACCGGGGAAGGAATCGCTGTGCTGGAACAACGAATGAACGGCGTCTTTGAAGAAGTGCTTGCAAAAACACATGAGAAGTTTAAAGAAGATGTGGAAAAGGTGAAGCAACTGTTTTCATAA
- a CDS encoding helix-hairpin-helix domain-containing protein produces the protein MWEQVQELGKRYGKVGVLLLFAVAAGLWVFRHPTDEKGQVVLPAAETDAAQSEAKKEEAPKTAVVDVKGAVAKPGVYEVAADARIRDVIVLAGGLTDEADETKVNLAAKVRDEMMIYVPAKGEAAPASETTGAAPKDEAGIGPQVAVNTATEEELMQLPGIGPAKAKAIIAYREEHGPFRRAEDLLNVTGIGEKTLEKLKPYLLVP, from the coding sequence ATGTGGGAACAGGTGCAGGAGCTTGGAAAACGGTATGGAAAAGTGGGAGTGCTTTTGCTGTTTGCCGTTGCGGCGGGGTTGTGGGTGTTTCGTCATCCGACGGATGAAAAGGGGCAAGTCGTCTTGCCGGCGGCTGAAACCGATGCTGCCCAGTCGGAAGCAAAAAAGGAAGAAGCGCCAAAAACCGCTGTGGTGGATGTGAAAGGGGCGGTCGCGAAACCAGGGGTGTACGAGGTGGCGGCGGACGCCCGCATCCGCGATGTCATCGTCCTAGCTGGCGGATTGACGGACGAGGCGGATGAAACGAAAGTCAATTTGGCGGCAAAAGTGCGCGATGAAATGATGATTTACGTCCCGGCAAAAGGCGAGGCCGCTCCTGCGTCGGAAACAACCGGTGCCGCGCCGAAAGATGAAGCGGGTATCGGGCCGCAAGTGGCGGTCAATACGGCGACGGAAGAGGAGTTGATGCAGCTTCCCGGCATCGGACCGGCGAAGGCAAAAGCGATCATCGCCTATCGCGAAGAGCACGGGCCGTTTCGGCGGGCGGAAGATTTGTTGAATGTAACCGGAATCGGGGAAAAAACGTTGGAGAAATTGAAACCTTATTTGCTTGTTCCGTAA
- a CDS encoding ComE operon protein 2 gives MERITWDQYFMAQSHLLALRSTCTRLAVGATIVRDKRIIAGGYNGSIAGGAHCIDEGCYVIDGHCVRTIHAEMNAILQCAKFGVPTEGAEMYVTHFPCLHCCKAIIQSGIRAVYYAQDYKNHPYALELFAQAGVRLVQVPLKTDVFALLSGSGGEA, from the coding sequence ATGGAACGTATCACATGGGATCAATACTTTATGGCGCAAAGCCATTTGCTCGCGCTGCGCAGCACGTGCACGAGGCTGGCGGTCGGGGCGACGATTGTGCGCGATAAGCGCATCATCGCCGGCGGATACAACGGGTCGATCGCCGGCGGCGCCCATTGCATCGATGAGGGGTGCTACGTCATTGATGGGCATTGTGTGCGGACGATTCACGCGGAAATGAACGCCATTTTGCAATGCGCCAAGTTCGGCGTCCCGACAGAGGGGGCGGAGATGTATGTCACCCATTTTCCATGTTTGCATTGCTGCAAGGCGATCATTCAAAGCGGCATTCGCGCTGTCTATTACGCCCAAGACTACAAAAACCACCCGTACGCCTTGGAGCTGTTTGCCCAAGCTGGCGTCCGGCTCGTGCAAGTGCCGCTGAAAACGGATGTGTTCGCCTTGCTTTCCGGCAGCGGAGGTGAAGCATGA
- a CDS encoding DNA internalization-related competence protein ComEC/Rec2 produces the protein MKGQAVYPAAAALFAVAAASPSKTACLLLIVYLLLLFIRRPRCFLPALVAALFFFVYFLIVDHYNKTSLSGGRHSLSVRFSAAPAIDGDRLQAAVQAGKERVQLRYTIRTVAEKEVLRARLMPGVVCRLSGMLERPMPASNPYAFDYRLYLRRHRIHWLFLPEAIDLSACVRVRPTIIERLEAIREAGVRRIEARFPPEAAGIAAALIYGERRSLDEAVLDGYQQLGIIHLLAISGGHVTLLVSAALTAAIRFVTREAAVLSLLALLPMYAVLAGASPSVLRACATGMIVLAVQWKKGTIHPLDALSWTALALLVFDPYMVWDVGFQLSFIVTFVLLVHFPVSVSVRSPLGRLFQTALAAQLAALPVLLYHFYEVSVWSVGLNVFFVPWYSFVILPLAFLSAVFPFSPLIWLFSRLIELTDAVVRFFSVDYSFMLVLGRPGPWGLAGYLTAISAAFLDWERGRLLRGLTAVAAATALQLAAPYVDRKGEVTVLDVGQGDCIYIELPYRKAVYLIDTGGTPEWAQESWRRRSRRFAVGRDVVVPFLKAQGVRTIDKLILTHDDADHIGAAPEVLEAVKVKEIVTSPGALPHVQKMARPFSVPVAASVRGDRWKVGDAAFSVLHPEAGNNEDNNGSLVLLARFGRLTWLFAADIEEEAEQALIRAYPMLRVDVLKVAHHGSKTSTTEPFLRTVKPRAAIISVGRYNRYGHPSPEVLMRLGQQRAIIWRTDENGAIRYVYDENGGTFQVMKP, from the coding sequence ATGAAAGGACAAGCCGTCTATCCCGCCGCGGCGGCGCTCTTTGCCGTGGCGGCGGCCTCACCGTCCAAAACGGCCTGCCTTCTCCTTATCGTTTATCTCCTTCTCCTTTTCATCCGCCGGCCGCGCTGTTTCCTTCCCGCTCTCGTTGCAGCTCTCTTCTTTTTTGTCTACTTTCTCATCGTTGACCATTATAACAAAACTTCTCTTTCCGGCGGCCGTCATTCGCTTTCCGTTCGTTTTTCCGCCGCGCCGGCGATCGACGGCGATCGATTGCAGGCGGCGGTGCAAGCTGGAAAGGAGCGGGTGCAGCTCCGTTACACCATTCGCACGGTCGCGGAAAAAGAAGTGCTGCGTGCGCGTCTTATGCCCGGGGTCGTGTGCCGGCTGAGCGGAATGCTCGAGCGCCCCATGCCGGCCAGCAATCCGTATGCGTTCGATTACCGTCTTTATTTGCGCCGCCACCGCATTCATTGGCTCTTTCTCCCTGAGGCGATCGATCTTTCCGCTTGCGTGCGCGTCCGTCCCACCATCATCGAACGGCTTGAAGCCATTCGCGAGGCTGGCGTCCGCCGCATTGAAGCCCGGTTTCCGCCGGAAGCGGCCGGCATCGCCGCTGCGCTCATTTATGGCGAACGCCGCTCGCTGGATGAGGCGGTGCTTGACGGCTACCAGCAGCTCGGGATCATCCATTTGTTGGCAATTTCCGGCGGCCATGTCACCCTGCTTGTCAGTGCTGCGTTGACCGCTGCCATTCGGTTTGTGACGCGCGAGGCGGCCGTGCTCTCCTTGCTTGCTCTATTGCCTATGTATGCGGTGCTCGCCGGCGCTTCGCCGTCGGTGCTGCGCGCCTGTGCGACCGGAATGATTGTATTGGCCGTCCAGTGGAAAAAAGGAACAATCCATCCGCTTGATGCGTTGAGTTGGACAGCGTTGGCGCTGCTCGTCTTTGATCCATATATGGTTTGGGATGTCGGTTTTCAACTATCGTTCATCGTCACGTTCGTCCTTCTTGTTCATTTCCCTGTGTCCGTCTCCGTTCGTTCGCCGCTTGGGCGTCTGTTTCAGACAGCGCTTGCCGCTCAGCTCGCCGCGCTGCCGGTTTTGCTTTACCATTTTTATGAAGTTTCTGTTTGGAGCGTAGGACTCAATGTCTTCTTTGTCCCTTGGTATTCATTTGTCATCTTGCCGCTCGCTTTTCTATCCGCGGTTTTTCCCTTTTCTCCGCTCATTTGGCTGTTTAGCCGCCTCATTGAGCTGACGGACGCGGTTGTCCGTTTTTTCTCGGTCGATTACTCGTTTATGCTTGTGCTTGGCCGTCCGGGGCCGTGGGGCTTAGCTGGCTATCTGACGGCCATCTCGGCGGCGTTTTTGGATTGGGAACGCGGCCGTCTGCTCCGCGGATTGACAGCGGTGGCGGCGGCGACGGCGCTTCAGCTGGCCGCCCCGTACGTGGATCGGAAAGGGGAAGTGACGGTATTGGATGTTGGGCAAGGGGACTGTATTTATATTGAGCTTCCTTATCGAAAAGCAGTCTATCTCATTGACACCGGCGGGACGCCGGAATGGGCGCAGGAATCATGGCGCAGGCGGTCGCGGCGGTTTGCTGTCGGCCGCGATGTCGTCGTGCCGTTTTTAAAAGCGCAAGGGGTGCGAACGATCGATAAGCTCATATTGACGCACGATGATGCCGACCATATCGGGGCCGCGCCTGAGGTGCTCGAAGCGGTCAAAGTGAAGGAAATTGTCACAAGCCCAGGAGCGCTGCCGCACGTCCAAAAGATGGCGCGGCCGTTTTCCGTGCCGGTGGCCGCCAGCGTGCGGGGGGATCGGTGGAAGGTGGGCGATGCCGCGTTTTCCGTATTGCACCCGGAGGCGGGAAACAATGAGGATAATAACGGCTCGCTTGTATTGCTCGCCCGCTTCGGCCGTTTGACATGGCTGTTTGCCGCGGATATCGAGGAAGAGGCGGAGCAAGCGCTCATCCGCGCGTATCCAATGTTGCGCGTCGATGTATTGAAAGTCGCCCACCACGGCAGCAAAACGTCGACAACAGAGCCGTTTTTGCGGACGGTCAAGCCGCGAGCGGCCATCATTTCCGTCGGCCGCTACAATCGCTACGGGCATCCGTCCCCCGAGGTGCTTATGCGGCTTGGGCAACAACGGGCGATCATTTGGCGGACGGATGAAAACGGGGCCATTCGCTATGTGTATGACGAAAACGGTGGAACCTTTCAGGTGATGAAACCATAA
- a CDS encoding YqzM family protein → MNVFEKEVQSQRNDAVDSAVGFIVSFGFFATMFIIATLIEFFSR, encoded by the coding sequence ATGAACGTATTTGAAAAGGAAGTGCAAAGCCAACGAAATGACGCCGTCGATTCCGCCGTCGGATTCATCGTGTCGTTCGGCTTTTTCGCTACCATGTTCATCATCGCAACGTTGATCGAATTTTTCAGTCGATAA
- the holA gene encoding DNA polymerase III subunit delta: MLERVWGNIEKRRFSALYLLYGNEPFLLMETYERLVNAALGPEEREWNLAVYDCEETPVEAALEEAETVPFFGERRVILIKHPYFFTSEKEKEIEHDLAKLEAYLKAPSPFSIVVFFAPYEKLDERKKITKLAKEQSEVVIAAPLAEAELRAWVRRRIESQGAQASDEAIDVLLRRAGTQLSALANEIDKLALFAGPGGTVEAAAVEQLVARTPEENVFVLVEQVAKRDIPAALQTFYDLLENNEEPIKILALLAGHFRLLAQVKWLASLGYGQAQIASALKVHPFRVKLALAQAARFADGELAEAIDELADADYEVKSGAVDRRLAVELLLMRWGTRPAQAGRHGRR; encoded by the coding sequence ATGCTGGAACGCGTATGGGGAAACATTGAAAAACGGCGGTTTTCTGCTCTTTATTTATTATACGGCAATGAGCCGTTTTTATTAATGGAAACGTATGAGCGATTGGTGAACGCAGCGCTTGGCCCCGAGGAACGGGAGTGGAACTTGGCTGTGTACGATTGCGAGGAAACGCCGGTCGAGGCGGCGCTTGAGGAGGCCGAGACGGTGCCGTTTTTCGGCGAGCGGCGCGTCATTCTCATCAAGCATCCGTATTTTTTTACGTCTGAAAAAGAGAAGGAGATCGAGCATGATTTGGCGAAGCTGGAGGCGTACTTGAAGGCGCCGTCGCCGTTTTCAATCGTCGTCTTTTTCGCGCCGTACGAGAAGCTTGATGAACGAAAAAAAATTACGAAGCTCGCCAAAGAGCAAAGCGAAGTCGTCATCGCCGCCCCGCTCGCCGAAGCGGAGCTGCGTGCCTGGGTGCGGCGCCGCATCGAGAGCCAAGGGGCGCAAGCAAGCGATGAGGCGATTGATGTCCTGCTGCGGCGGGCCGGGACGCAGCTTTCCGCCTTGGCGAATGAAATCGATAAGTTGGCTCTGTTTGCCGGACCGGGCGGAACAGTTGAGGCGGCGGCGGTTGAACAGCTTGTCGCCCGCACGCCGGAAGAAAACGTATTTGTGCTCGTCGAGCAAGTGGCGAAGCGAGACATTCCAGCGGCGTTGCAGACGTTTTACGATTTGCTTGAAAACAATGAGGAACCGATCAAAATTTTGGCGTTGCTTGCCGGTCATTTCCGCTTGCTTGCGCAAGTGAAATGGCTCGCCTCCTTAGGCTACGGACAGGCGCAAATCGCGTCGGCGCTCAAGGTGCATCCGTTCCGCGTCAAGCTCGCTCTTGCCCAAGCGGCCCGCTTCGCTGACGGAGAGCTTGCTGAGGCGATCGACGAGCTCGCTGACGCCGATTACGAAGTGAAAAGCGGGGCGGTCGATCGCCGGTTGGCCGTTGAGCTGCTTCTGATGCGCTGGGGCACCCGCCCGGCGCAAGCGGGGCGTCACGGCCGGCGGTGA
- the rpsT gene encoding 30S ribosomal protein S20, whose product MANIKSAIKRAKTSEKRRAHNASMKSAMRTAIKKFEALVELKDVEKAREAFIIASKKLDKAASKGLIHKNAASRQKSRLAKKLNSIQAS is encoded by the coding sequence GTGGCTAACATCAAATCAGCGATCAAACGCGCGAAAACGAGCGAAAAGCGCCGGGCTCACAATGCCTCGATGAAATCGGCCATGCGTACGGCGATCAAAAAGTTTGAAGCGCTTGTTGAATTGAAAGACGTGGAAAAAGCGCGCGAGGCATTCATTATTGCTTCGAAAAAATTAGACAAAGCTGCAAGCAAAGGCCTTATCCATAAAAACGCCGCCAGCCGGCAAAAATCGCGCTTAGCGAAAAAATTGAACAGCATCCAAGCTTCCTAA
- the gpr gene encoding GPR endopeptidase translates to MEQPLDLRQYSVRTDLAIEAHEIAVEERLQQKRESAAPIEGVMIRDEEIDGVKLSHVHVTEQGAASIGKKPGHYVTIEAQGIREQNTELQQKVQRIFSEQLSAFFNRLRIREQASCLIVGLGNQNVTPDALGPLTVENVLVTRHLFQLQPESVEEGFRPVSALAPGVMGTTGIETSDIIDGVVRKTKPDFVIVIDALAARSIERVNATIQISDTGIHPGSGVGNKRKELSYETLGIPVISIGVPTVVDAVSITSDTIDFILKHFGREMREGKQPSSALAPAGWTFGRKRKLTEQDMPSPQERSTFLGMVGTLGDEEKRRLIYEVLAPLGHNLMVTPKEIDSFIGDMANLLAGGLNAALHRQVDQGNVGSYTH, encoded by the coding sequence ATGGAACAGCCGCTTGATTTACGCCAGTACTCGGTGCGCACAGATTTGGCGATCGAAGCGCATGAGATTGCAGTCGAGGAGCGTTTGCAACAAAAAAGAGAAAGCGCCGCGCCGATTGAGGGAGTCATGATCCGTGACGAGGAGATCGACGGCGTCAAGCTGTCGCATGTACATGTCACGGAGCAAGGAGCGGCCTCGATCGGCAAAAAACCGGGTCACTACGTGACGATTGAAGCCCAAGGCATCCGCGAACAAAACACCGAGCTGCAGCAAAAAGTGCAGCGCATTTTTTCCGAGCAGCTAAGCGCCTTTTTCAATCGGCTCCGCATTCGGGAACAAGCGAGCTGCCTGATTGTCGGGCTCGGCAACCAAAACGTCACTCCGGATGCGCTCGGGCCGCTCACGGTGGAAAACGTGCTTGTCACCCGTCATTTGTTCCAGCTGCAGCCGGAAAGCGTCGAGGAAGGCTTCCGGCCGGTGAGCGCCCTTGCTCCGGGGGTGATGGGGACGACCGGGATTGAAACGAGCGACATTATTGACGGCGTCGTCCGGAAAACAAAGCCGGATTTTGTCATTGTGATTGACGCCTTGGCTGCCCGCTCGATCGAACGGGTCAATGCGACGATTCAAATTTCTGACACCGGCATCCATCCTGGATCTGGGGTGGGCAACAAGCGGAAAGAGTTAAGCTATGAAACGCTTGGCATTCCGGTCATTTCGATCGGCGTTCCGACAGTTGTCGATGCGGTCTCCATCACGAGCGACACGATTGATTTCATTTTGAAGCATTTCGGCCGCGAAATGCGCGAAGGGAAACAGCCGTCAAGCGCGCTCGCTCCGGCGGGCTGGACGTTTGGGCGCAAACGAAAATTGACGGAACAAGACATGCCGTCGCCGCAAGAACGGTCGACGTTTCTTGGCATGGTCGGCACGCTTGGCGATGAAGAAAAGCGGCGCCTCATCTATGAAGTGCTCGCCCCGCTCGGGCATAATTTGATGGTGACCCCAAAAGAGATCGATTCGTTTATCGGCGATATGGCCAACTTATTAGCCGGCGGCTTGAATGCGGCGCTGCATCGGCAAGTCGACCAAGGCAATGTCGGCTCCTACACCCATTAG
- the spoIIP gene encoding stage II sporulation protein P — protein MKRWRSPNVMIAIPGASIKKLLMLIILGCMMMFMLVGALTSLRPEYRPSSSSLNDMAAHFPEETFIRLFALENRYFAQLLPKDRRQTNYSSLLFRLATSINPDDPRSLLGSELPGFALYDSKILIAGEGTDYTNMPYESAPPLEAMLAERQASVDELEQANKNEDEKPVPPPSQTTGGKKVVYIYNTHTHESFLPALKGVTDPDLAFHPTVNITKVGEKLAEELEKRGIGAEVSKIDIVSELLKKGMKYSQSYDMSRQTVIAAMKQNRDLRYFIDIHRDSRRRKYTTATINGVDYARVAFIIGGENATYEKNLQLATALHQLLQKKYPGLSRGVIEKKGAGTNGKFNQDLSKNAILIEVGGVENTFTELFRSVSALAEVFSDYYWQAEKVEAPAPAEKK, from the coding sequence ATGAAACGATGGCGCTCCCCAAACGTCATGATCGCGATTCCAGGAGCCAGCATAAAGAAACTGTTGATGCTCATCATCCTTGGCTGCATGATGATGTTTATGCTTGTCGGAGCGCTCACATCGCTGCGGCCGGAATACCGTCCGTCGTCATCATCGCTGAACGATATGGCGGCCCATTTTCCGGAAGAGACATTCATTCGTCTGTTCGCCTTGGAAAATCGATATTTTGCGCAGCTGCTGCCGAAAGATCGGCGGCAGACGAATTACTCATCGTTATTGTTCCGCCTGGCGACGAGCATCAATCCCGATGACCCGCGCAGCCTGCTTGGCAGCGAGCTGCCGGGCTTTGCCCTTTATGACAGCAAAATTCTCATCGCTGGTGAAGGAACGGATTATACGAACATGCCATACGAATCAGCGCCGCCGCTTGAGGCGATGCTTGCGGAGCGGCAAGCCTCGGTCGATGAGCTCGAACAAGCAAACAAGAACGAAGATGAAAAACCGGTCCCCCCCCCATCGCAGACGACTGGAGGGAAAAAAGTGGTCTACATTTACAATACCCATACGCATGAGTCGTTTTTGCCGGCGCTCAAAGGGGTCACTGACCCGGATTTGGCGTTTCACCCGACGGTCAACATCACAAAAGTGGGGGAAAAGTTAGCGGAAGAACTGGAAAAGCGCGGAATCGGGGCTGAAGTGAGCAAAATCGACATTGTCAGCGAATTGTTAAAGAAAGGGATGAAATACTCCCAATCGTATGATATGTCTCGCCAAACAGTGATCGCAGCAATGAAGCAAAATCGTGACTTGCGCTACTTCATCGATATCCATCGCGATTCGCGGCGGCGGAAATATACGACGGCTACGATCAACGGCGTTGATTATGCGCGTGTCGCATTCATTATTGGCGGAGAAAACGCGACATACGAGAAAAACTTGCAGTTGGCTACCGCGTTGCATCAGTTGCTGCAAAAGAAATATCCAGGTTTGAGCCGCGGGGTGATCGAGAAAAAAGGAGCCGGGACGAACGGCAAGTTTAATCAAGATTTATCGAAAAACGCGATTTTAATTGAAGTCGGCGGTGTTGAAAATACGTTTACTGAGTTGTTTCGTTCCGTGTCGGCGCTCGCTGAGGTGTTCAGCGACTATTATTGGCAGGCGGAAAAAGTGGAAGCGCCGGCTCCGGCGGAGAAAAAGTAA
- a CDS encoding YqxA family protein yields MARWLIRFTLAIFLLFFGVLFGMQEAHRGIERMRGYVDPSFPSVIDMKKRENGEVEAAVFGRPIVAGDLGEKQETIRELKTFNLFSRLGQLFADAVTALMEMLFSLVGRVLD; encoded by the coding sequence ATGGCAAGATGGTTGATTCGCTTTACTCTAGCGATCTTTCTCCTTTTTTTCGGCGTGTTGTTTGGCATGCAAGAGGCGCATCGCGGCATTGAACGGATGCGCGGTTATGTCGATCCGTCGTTTCCATCCGTCATCGATATGAAAAAAAGGGAAAATGGTGAGGTGGAAGCGGCGGTGTTTGGCCGGCCGATCGTTGCTGGAGATTTAGGAGAAAAGCAAGAAACGATTCGCGAGCTGAAAACGTTCAACTTGTTCTCTAGGCTCGGCCAACTTTTTGCTGATGCCGTCACCGCGCTCATGGAAATGCTGTTTTCGCTCGTCGGCCGGGTGTTGGACTAG